A single genomic interval of Spinacia oleracea cultivar Varoflay chromosome 6, BTI_SOV_V1, whole genome shotgun sequence harbors:
- the LOC110779717 gene encoding rop guanine nucleotide exchange factor 7-like: MTIKVKMDENNIMIDTCDHQNNVAEQSHACNSQDCSSTPSTSTSSPFPSPAAINQQPFLHVHSSLGNHSSFMPEMEMMKERFAKLLLGKDMSGSGKGVSTALAISNAITNLCATLFGQLWRLEPVPPEKKAMWRREMEWLLCVGDHIVELIPTWQTFPNGSKLEVYTPRIAPYARNLMWFVSNGLSFLPTSIYYWL; this comes from the exons ATGACTATCAAAGTAAAGATGGATGAGAATAACATTATGATTGACACATGTGACCATCAAA ATAATGTTGCAGAGCAGAGTCATGCTTGCAACTCACAGGACTGCTCATCAACTCCTTCTACTTCCACCTCTTCGCCTTTTCCTTCACCCGCTGCTATCAATCAACAACCATTCTTACATGTTCATAGCAGTTTGGGAAACCATTCTTCTTTCATGCCAG AAATGGAGATGATGAAAGAGAGATTTGCGAAGCTGCTGCTTGGCAAAGACATGTCTGGCTCTGGTAAAGGTGTTAGCACGGCGTTGGCTATTTCAAATGCTATTACGAATTTATGTG CCACATTATTTGGGCAACTATGGAgattggaacctgtgccgcctGAAAAGAAAGCAATGTGGAGAAGAGAGATGGAATGGCTTCTCTGTGTTGGTGATCACATCGTTGAATTAATTCCCACTTGGCAAACATTTCCCAACGGAAGCAAGCTAGAG gtctacactccgaggattgcgccttatgcgaggaatttgatgtggttcgtgagcaatgggctaagttttttaccaacaagtatttattattggctttag